The window AAGCGGTGGCGGGCAGGATGCGGCAGCTACGGCTGGCCAAGGACGCCATGGACCGGGACTGGGCGGACCCGGACCTCGACACCGTCGCGGCCCACGCCGGGTATTCGCGCTACCACTTCATACGGGCCTTCAAGGAGGCCTACGGCGAGACGCCCGGCCAGTACCTGACCCACCGCCGCATCGAGCGGGCCGAGGACCTGCTGCGCACCGCGAACCTGTCGGTGACCGAGATCTGCAACCTGGTCGGCTTCAGCAGCCTGGGCACGTTCTCGACCCGGTTCAAGGCCTGGACGGGGCTCACCCCGAGTGAGTACCGCGCACGGCACGTCGGCCGGGGAGCCGCGCTCATACCCGGGTGCTACGCCATGCTCTGGGCCGGCGGTTTCCGGCCCGGCTCGGCCCGGGAGCAGCGGAGCAATTCCGAAGAAGCGGGCTGACCGCGGCGCTGCCTACCGTGGCAGGGACACAGCACCTCGCAACCGCCGGGAGAAAGCCATGATCAAGGGGATCGCCATCACCACCGTCTGGGTCCTCGACCAGGACCGGGCCAAGGAGTTCTACACGCAGAAGCTCGGCCTGGAGATCCGTACGGACATGACCATGGGGGACGGTGGGATGCGCTGGCTCACCGTCGGTGCCCCCGACCAGCCCGACGTCGAGCTGACCCTCATGGTCCCCGGGCCGCCCGCGATGGACCCCGAGTCCGCCGAGATGGTCAGGAAGCTGGTCGCCAAGGGCGCCTTGGGCGCGGGAGTGCTGGCCACCGACGACATCCACGGCGACTACAAGAGGCTCAAGGACCGCGGGGTGGAGTTCCTCCAGGAACCGCAGGAGCGCCCCTACGGCACCGAGGCGCTCTTCCGCGACGACTCGGGGAACTGGTTCTCTTTCACCCAGCGGCGCGAGGGGGACCTGGACCTGGACAAGGACTGGAGCTGAGAGCTCAGTTCCCCCGCGGGAGCGTCGGGTAGCTGCCGGTGTTCGTCGGCGCGTGTTCCGGCAGCCACAGTACGGCGACCGCGCCCTCGGCCGGGATGTGTTCCGGGGTGCCCGCGGGGCGGACGTTGCGGAAGGTCAGGCGGGCGCCGAGGACGCGGGCCTGACCCGCTGCGATGGTCAGGCCGAGACCGTGGCCGTGCCCGGCGCGGTCCGTGCTGCCGGTGCGGAACCGGCTCGGCCCTTCGGCGAGCAGGTCCTCGGGGAAGCCGGGGCCGTGGTCGCGCACCCGGATGACCCGGCCCTCGACGGTCACCTCGATCGGCGGCCTGCCGTGCCGCGCGGCGTTGGCGAGCAGGTTGAACAGCACCCGCTCCAGCCGCCGCGGATCGGTGGTGACCTCCGACTCGTGCACCACCCGCACCTCGATGTCCGGGTCCTTCGCCGCCACCCGCCGGGCGACGAACTCGCCAAGCACGATGTCCTGGAGTTCGGCCCGCTCCGAGGCGCCGTCGAGCCGGGCGACCTCCAGCACGTCCTCCACCAGCGTGCGCATGGCCTTCGCACGGTCCAGGACCAGTTCCGTCGGCCGCCCGGGCGGCAGCAGCTCGGCCGCCGTCAGCAGCCCGGTCACCGGAGTGCGCAGCTCGTGCGCGATGTCCGCCGTGACCCGGCGCTCCGCCTCCAGCCGCTGCTGGAGCGCGTCCGCCATCGCGTCCACCGCCCGCGCCAGGTCGTCGGTCTCGTCGCGTACGACACCGCCGATGGCGTCCCGCACCCGTACGTCCGTCTCGCCCTTGGCGACCTGGTTGGCCGCGGTCGCCGCCTTGCGCAGCCGGCGGGAGAGCTGGCCCCCTATGAGCACGCCCAGCGCGCTGCCGCCGAGGACGACC of the Streptomyces sp. NBC_01788 genome contains:
- a CDS encoding helix-turn-helix transcriptional regulator, with the protein product MEAVAGRMRQLRLAKDAMDRDWADPDLDTVAAHAGYSRYHFIRAFKEAYGETPGQYLTHRRIERAEDLLRTANLSVTEICNLVGFSSLGTFSTRFKAWTGLTPSEYRARHVGRGAALIPGCYAMLWAGGFRPGSAREQRSNSEEAG
- a CDS encoding VOC family protein, which gives rise to MIKGIAITTVWVLDQDRAKEFYTQKLGLEIRTDMTMGDGGMRWLTVGAPDQPDVELTLMVPGPPAMDPESAEMVRKLVAKGALGAGVLATDDIHGDYKRLKDRGVEFLQEPQERPYGTEALFRDDSGNWFSFTQRREGDLDLDKDWS
- the cseC gene encoding two-component system sensor histidine kinase CseC; this encodes MPGISRRLLPQRLERADIRTGLRWKLSAAIALVGALVAVALSLVVHNAARVSMLDSARDLADERVQIAQRNFELSGRPNFPGIRIDDPELPFELREKVEQGRRATYVADHTGRLPDIWAAVPVKDGHVLSLHTHFTDRSTNILNDLDQALVIGSITVVLGGSALGVLIGGQLSRRLRKAATAANQVAKGETDVRVRDAIGGVVRDETDDLARAVDAMADALQQRLEAERRVTADIAHELRTPVTGLLTAAELLPPGRPTELVLDRAKAMRTLVEDVLEVARLDGASERAELQDIVLGEFVARRVAAKDPDIEVRVVHESEVTTDPRRLERVLFNLLANAARHGRPPIEVTVEGRVIRVRDHGPGFPEDLLAEGPSRFRTGSTDRAGHGHGLGLTIAAGQARVLGARLTFRNVRPAGTPEHIPAEGAVAVLWLPEHAPTNTGSYPTLPRGN